Genomic DNA from Lactococcus garvieae:
GAGTCATTTTTGTTGTAGAACTCCAATTAATTTTTTCATAATCTAGTTTCTGTTTTTTCAACCATTGTAATGCTTTTTTTGAAGAAGCATTCGCTAATGTGTAATATATTTTTACCACTCTATCCCCTCTAAAATTTTCGTAAATGTTTATGTATGTTTGTCTTTATTTTCATAAGTTCTCATGGACTTTTTTAACTAAAAGTACTGCGAGTTGAAAGGAGTTTGTTATGAAAATACTATCTCCGCTTTTTAAGCCATACAAGTAAAGCAGAGCCTACGAGAGCAAGTGTACCCATTGTACCTAGTATTTTTTGATCTCTGGATCCGAATTCTCCAAGTTTTTGTCTAGATTGTTCAGTGCTCCTGCTTAAAAGCGTCGGTGTGGAATGCGTCGCCACTCTAGGATCGGATACATTATAAGTAGTCTCAGTTTTAGGATTACTTGAGGTATTAGTCCCATCTATTACTGGATTTTCTACTAAGTTAATCTTCAATATGGCTTGACCTTCCCGGTGTTTTTGTAGAGTCCCCTCATTTTTTCCGAATTCAAAAGCTATTTCCTGTGCACCTCGTTTATTACTGTCTTTATATGCTGTTATATCCGCCTCTTTGAAGGCTAAGAAGTCTGCTGATTGACTTGTACTCAGTTCTATTCGTCCCGCTGGAGTGGCCTGAAATAGCCTAATATTTTGTCCAAGTGTATCATGACTTGCAAGGCGATGTTCTAAACTACCAAGCTGGTAGGTTGGAGAAAGGATAGCTACACCATAGTGGCGCTGGCCTGACAATTCCCATGACTCTTCTCCTAAATTTAAAGCACCCTCGGCTACAAGTTTTTGACTGGAAGTGCCTAAATTGACCAAAACTGTAAGTTTATTCTTTTGGTCATATTCAGTAGCTTTAAAATCTTTGATTTCTAGAGAAAGCCCAACTTTTTCAGGCTGCGCTTGTCCAAAATTAGCCACAACTTCAACTGTTGACTGAGCGAGTGTATTGACTAAATTCATATCATGAGATTCACTGGCTTTGATAAACTTACTGTCATTGACACGGACCTGTGGCTCTCCAAGATAAAGAACAGTGCGTGCTTCTTTTTCTTCTACCCCGTTGCTCATGATAATTTTAACTTGATTTTCCCCAATTTGCGGAGCTTTCAATAGTTCATACCTTAGAGTAAATCCTAAAGCTTCTAAAGCTTCTACATCAAGCTTCTGCTGCGTGATGGGATGTATAACCATTGGTTTGAACATTTCTGTTTGTACTTCTTTACTCTCAGTAAACCAAGCAATCGCAGGATTCACTTCTAATTTCACATCTTTAATTTGAATCTCTTCATGAATCTCGTTTTTATAAACGTAAGTGATTGTTTGTGGCTCTTCCGTAAATTTTCCACTCTCTGTGCCTTGGATGTCCTGTAAGATGTAACCAGGGATCTGTTTATGCTCTGTGGTGTAATTTTCTCCTACTCCTCCACTATATAAAACAGAATCACTGATTTCATTTCCCTCACTGTCGACATAACGAGAAGTAACATCTCCCCCAGGCATTGCAAAATGAAGGTTAATTCTTGAGTTGATATATTTATTGGATAAACCTAACTGCAAATATGGTCCATCAGGAAAGGACTGTTGGTCGTCTGTATTAATAAAATTCTTTCCCGCTAAGGTTGAATACTCAAGCGGACTAACAAGAGTAAATTCAATTCCCTCATCTAGAATTTTAGGTACATATTCTCCATTGCCAAAATAGACATTTCCAATGTAGGTATTCTCCTCAAAGAATGAACCATTTATATTTAAATATTTTAAGTCTGTGTAACTCAGATAGAAAGACTGATAATTGGTTTGATTGAGAAAAACATCATGGCTAAAATATATATTGTGAGGGTCAATATGAATACGATCATCCGTCATATCAATCCCTTGGGGGAAGATTGCGGTTAAGTCGCCATCCATAGAAATGTTTAAATTCGACAGTGTCCCTAGTACATCCCATGAAATTGGACTTTCTTTTAAAGAAAAGAGTGAGCTATTGTAGCTTTGAGCAGAAATATAGAGTTCAACTTCTCCCGCATATTCTAATCCAGCATAAGAGGACAAATAAAAGGGACGGTTATCCTCAGCATAATCAAAATACACTTGTTGATTTTTCAAAAAATCTTGGGTGAGTTGACTCTTATCAATCCCGAACTGTTCTGCGACTAGTTCTTGAAGAAGAGGATCAGGCATCCACTCATCGAGTGAAATAGCGCTTGTTGGAAGAGCAACCTCTTCTGTTTGAACTGTTTCTACACTCATATTTTTCGTATCCGCTACTGTCTTTTTATTTTTTACTTTTTCTTTATTTTCTGTTTCCTCCTCTGTTTTGATAACCTCTGTATCTTCAACCTCAACCACACGTTCTATGGTTGGCGATGTGACTCTCCCTTCTGTTTTAGCTTCAACAATGGCAGGATTAACCCCACTTAAAAGCGTAGCTCCTAATAAAACGTGAGCACTTATTTTTTTCTTTGCCATAATTTTCTCCTCTTCTATGACTCTAGGACACCAGAATTAGTTTCAAAAAATATTTCTGGATTTTATATAGGAATGCACTATTATTTCATAACTTAATATGCCATATTAAGTGCTTAGTATTTTAGAGTTTCTTTCATTATGTTCTCTCTGAGAGTACTAAGGTACAACATCTTTTTTACAAAATCAACCTCTTTTTTCGGGAAAATTGTCTAGACAATTCACGTATAGAATTACAAAATCTTATACAATAAAGTAGAAATTACTGCTCTATCTTTTTCTTTCTCATCTCTCGTTCAACTTGTCGAACTACTTTCTATAATATTATGAGATTAATTTGTACTCCCCAATAGTTTTCTAAGCAACGAATTGTTCATATTTAGGAAAGCTATTAATAATCTTTTATCCTATCATTACCTATCATAAAAGATAATATGCATTTATCGTATATTTAAAATAACAAACATTATATAGCCAAGAATTACTCCAAAGCTTATTCCACACACCATAAACATAAAATTTACAGCATGGTATTCGCTTTTAGAGATAGTGACTTCTCTTTCGTTTTTGATGAACATGTCTCCTCCATGATTCTATATATTTATTTAAACTAGTTTTTTCTCACACTTTTATATTTTAAAAGATTCTACTTTTATATATGCAGAATCTTTTTAGAAAATTTGAATTATATTATATATTGTAAGTTAGATTGTCATACACTTAATTAAAAAGATTTATTTTTCAGAGAAATGGTAGAAAAGATTATCCACATATCTTCCTGACTTCGTCGCATTTCCAATCAAGTCAATATGTGAGTTAATCGTTGCACTACCTGCTTTAAGTTCACCAATCTTGTGCTCTTTACTATCTTGGTCGACATCATGAGTACCTGTATTATCTACATAGTTCATCTTGTAATCCACTGAAGGATCACCTTGATCGTCGTTCAGTTTGTAACCATTATCTGACTTGACAAAGACTTCAACTGTCTTGCCTCCATCATAAGGGACGTACGCTCCGCTAACTTTAGTGGCATTTTTTAGTTCTACATTTGCCACTTCACCTGTGCCTCGGTTGGCATCGGTTAAAGTTACAGCGGATGGGACAATACCATACCAGCCCGGCTCTCCCGGAGCTTGTGCAGTATAGTTGTATTCTACTTCTACCTTGTCATTTGTCAAATCTTGTTGATCGGCTTGAATGACAGAAGCTGCCGTTTTCAAGTTAGCAACGTCTGTTGAGAAACCGCCCAAGCCTGCTTGAGACAAGTCCGTACCCGAAACATATGAGTCAACGCGTGATACTGCTGTCGCTACGGCCTTCGACCAGCCACTGCGTACATAGTCATAAGTACCAGCATTTGCCGACTTGGTCGTTTGCGCTTTTGTCGCCTCTGCTTCAAAATCTGTCGCTGCTTCTACAAAATCATGCAAAGTTTTCATGTTAGTATCTGCCTTGACTTTATCTCCTAGAGCGTCTCCCGCTGTCATCCCTTTTGCATCAACGATGAAGTACATGCCATAAGCATCTCCGATTTGCCCTAATAACTCTGTTTTTTTATCGCTATTATTCAAAGCATCAACTTCTTTACGAGCATCTTCAATCTTTTGAAGTTTTAGACCAGTATTGAGTTCTGTACGAGTATTATCTTTGAAAAGAAGATTTACATCAGCTTGTGCTTTATCTTCATCGCTTGCCCAAGTGACAGGGACTGTTACTGTACCTGAGAATGTATTTTTTCCTACCCAAATATAATTTACAGTTGTTGTAGAACCTGGTAATCTATCCCAAACAATATTACCATTTTCTTCTACTCCACCATTACTAATAGTTAAAGTTGGAGCAGAGCCATCTGTATTTTTTAGATTTTGTTTTGGTATTTCAACTTTACCATCAACAGCTTGTTGACTTGCTTCATCTACAGTTTGACCACCCAATTTATAATTTGTCCAACTCGTACGACCCCCAATCAACGACATATCAGTAATATGATTTTTGTCAAAATATACCCATGAGTTACTGACTGTGCCTGCATTCATAATTTTTTCAAATCCTCCTTGATTCAATTTACAATTACTCGCATTTAATGCATTCAAGTTAGTCATTCCTGATAAGTCGGGTATTTTACTTACATCTGAAAAATCTTGGCTTGCAAACCCCAATTGTATTAAATTTACAAAATTTTCAATTCCCGTTAGGTCATGAATTTGATTAGCAACTGTAGCGTCCGTATAGGCAATACCTGCTGTACAGGCTTTAGCTTCTCCAACTGTAATATCTTGTGTAGCTGGACGTGTAGGATCAATTTTATTATTGAGTAATTTCTTTAGATTAGCATCTGGAATATTAATAATATCTGCGTCATCTTTGTTTTGGATGGAAGTAAGCTTAACTTGCGTTTGTTTCGGTGTAACATGAGTTTGATTTGCATGCGCTAAGGGTTGCACTGCCCCCAAAAGAGTGAGTGCCGTTAAAATTGTGGCTCCTAAAGTTACAATTTTTTTCATTCTATTATCCTTCTATTGTTGTTTTTATTATTTTTCAGAGAAATGGTAGAAAAGAGTATCCACATATCTTCCTGACTTCGTCGCATTTCCAATCAAGTCAATATGTGAGTTAATCGTTGCACTACCTGCTTTAAGTTCACCAATCTTGTGTTCTTTACTATCTTGGTCAACATCATGAGTACCTGTATTATCTACATAGTTCATCTTGTAATCCACTGAAGGATCACCTTGATCGTCGTTCAGTTTGTAACCATTATCTGACTTGACAAAGACTTCAACTGTCTTGCCTCCATCATAAGGGACGTACGCTCCGCTAACTTTAGTGGCATTTTTTAGTTCTACATTTGCCACTTCACCTGTGCCTCGGTTGGCATCGGTTAAAGTTACAGCGGATGGGACAATACCATACCAGCCCGGCTCTCCCGGAGCTTGTGCAGTATAGTTGTATTCTACTTCTACCTTGTCATTTGTCAAATCTTGTTGATCGGCTTGAATGACAGAAGCTGCCGTTTTCAAGTTAGCAACGTCTGTTGAGAAACCGCCCAAGCCTGCTTGAGATAAGTCCGTACCCGCAACATATGAGTCAACGCGTGATACTGCTGTCGCTACGGCCTTCGACCAGCCACTGCGTACATAGTCATAGGTACCAGTCTTTGCTGCTTTGTTTGAATGGGCTTTTGTCGCCTCTGCTTCAAAATCTGTCGCTGCTTCTACAAAATCATGCAAGGTTTTCATATTGGGATTTTCTTTTACTTTATCTCCTAGAGCATCCCCCGCTGTCATCCCGTTTGCATCAACGATGAAGTACATGCCATATGCATCTCCAATAAGTTTGAGCATTCCGGTTTTTTCAGCACTGTCGTTCAAAGCATTAACTGCTTTACGTGCGTCTTCGATCTTCTCTAGTTTTGTGCCGGTATTAAGTTCAACATATGTCGTATCTTTAAATAAAGCATCTACAAGGTCTTGTGCTGCTGTTTCCGGGACATCTGCGAGTGTTTTAGCTTGAGCTAAATTATCTAAGAATGTCGTAAATGAGCCTTGATACTCCCAGTCAATAGTAGTGTACCCAGAAGCATTCACATACTGTTCAGAAACCGTCTTGGATAAACCGATAATGGCTGTAACATAGCCGGATTTGAGCTTAGTATGTGTAGAATCTGTAAAAACATTTTCAATATAATCACTCGCTTTACCAGATGCTGCGGTAAAAATTTTCTTTGTACTATCGACATCGTGAAGTGGCCCGTGCAAGTCCCAAGCTGTCCCAATCTTCGTGAGTAATGTAGCCTTATCTGGTTCAGTATCATCCAAGGTCAAAACCTTATCTAAAGCACTTTTTAAATCGGCTCTATACATATTTGTTTTTAATTTAGTTGCTGCTGCTCCATCTGAGAACAGATAATTAACGGCTGTAGTTGCCTCTGCTACAGTAGCTTTGTTTTTTAGTGCTACATGGTTTTCCGTTTCTACAACCTGCGACGCATGCACCAAAGGCTGTGCTGCGCCTAAAAGTGTAAGTGCAGTCAATGTTGTTGCACCTAAAGTAGCAATTTTTTTCATCTTATGTTTCCTTTACTTTTTTGTTTATTTATTTGTAAAAAGAGGCTATTCTCTCAATTACCATAATTATTGCACTACTAATACCGCATCCACGGAGGAACCATTCAATGGTGACTTACCATCTTTCAAAGAAAAAGCAGATGTTGTAATAGTCATAGGATACTTGCCTGGTTTAAGAGACAATTTTTTTGTTGGAACTTCCGTGATTGCATTCCCTGGCTTGATGAGTTTACTATCCAAAACAGTAATCTCTCTCTTACCTTCTTGAACGGTAACTTTATATTTAAAATAAGCTTTATTAATTTTAGAATTACCAAGCGTCATTTTTATGTTCTTATCTTTATGATTAACAGGGACTTCGCCAAAACCTGCTATAACTAAATCTCCTGCTTTCCATTGCTTACCAACTCGGATGGGGTCATCATAGGCGTGGGCATTATTATCAAAGTTAGAGGAATGACTGCGCCACCAAAGGAAACCACCTACAAAGATAAAGAACAGGAGCAGTAACAACAGAAACCATCGTTTTTTCTTTTTCTTTTCTTCACTACTTTGTGTACTCTCTGCGACTGTTTGCTTTCCTTCAATCATTTTCTCTCCTTCTCAAATATAAAATTGTTCCAAATAGACATACTACTATTCCTAGAATTATTAGATCTAACTTGTGCTCACTTCCCAAATCAGGTAAATTCCTCTTAGAAACAATGTCATTCGTTTGTGTTTGTGTTTCTTGTTTCCTAGTGCTCTGTTGTATTTTTTCAGAATGCCCAGTTTCTCTAGAATTATTTATAATAGCTTCATATCCAACTGCTGTAGAAGTACTATTTCCATACACACGTTGATACTTTAACGATAGAGTTCCTAGTCCCACCAGAAGCCCGATCACGAGAATCAATTTTGTTAATGAAAATAATTTCTGCTCTTTTCTGTCTTCCAATATCTTTCTTCATCTGCGCCCCTCTCTTATTGATGAAATTATTATATACCAGAAATACCCAATATTTTTATCTACTTTTGCACAGTACGGTAAAATTTTTTATAATAAAAAATAAGTCCCCTTGGAACTTATAGATAATGTTATATACGAGCATAAAAGCATCCTCACCTTTAGTTTCTACTCCTCTACTCAACCTTTTCTGCACTGTCTAAGAGATAAAGAAAAGGAAAGTGAAAAAAGTATTGCTTATACAATACTTTTTGACTTTCCTCTCCTCATTCAATATTTGTGATTTTACTCAGTTCGTATTCAAAAAGTTCTTCTCGAATATTTTGTAATTCTTCAAGATCAAAAACAAAACCTATTTGTAACTTCTTAGAGTGTATTTTCTTTAAAATATCATAGTCAGTATCGTAAAGAATCAAGTCCTCACTATTATATTCCGTTGTTTTCATTTGGGGATTAAACTGCTGTATCTTTACCAAAGCCCCATATTCATGTGTAATTACTTCTTTTGCGAGTAAGTAGTCTGCATAAAAGCTAGACAATAGAAAAAGGCGTTTAGGACGTGTTTTTTTATTGAGAACAAAGAATAATTTTGACGCTAAATATTGAAAGTGTGCATTAGAGAAAATAAGATTTCGTCTAGCTTCCATATTCCAATCTTCTAGAATTTCTTTAATTTCTTCTAAAAATTCTGCGGGAACACGTGCAATATGTCCGCGTTCTAAATGCTCTTCGGGAATAAGTATTTGCAAATTAAACAAACATTTTCTCAAAAAGCTAATGAGAGAAACTTCAAATAGGCTATCTGACACTAAAGATATGTTGTATTTTGTCTCAAACTTCTCAACCAGTTGTTTATAGTAGAGTCTCGGAGATGTTTTAATAAGCTCTGCATAAGAATCATAAGTTTCACTCAGTCTTTGATTATCATAATAATTTGCATTCATAATATTAAAGACAAGCGCAAAATAAAAAACTTCATGTTCTGTAACTTGTTTATACATATTTTTTTTCAAAAATATCTCTATTGGACCAGATAATCTTTGATAAATTTTAGTTTTTTTCAAAATCTGTACAGAATCTTCATCAAAAAATATCGGAGTTTTCTTTTCTCTACTAAAACTCAGCTGTAAGAGAAGACTGGCATATTCTTTGGAAGACTGTGAAAACAAGCATTTTTCCACTTCCTCTATCTCACTGAACAACTGATTAAATATAAGTTGCCGCTGAGGTATAATTTCAATTAAATCTATACCAACTTTCCATTGGTAAAAAGCCATTAAAAAGCGAATTCGGCATTCGTTATTGATTATTTCCTCGTCGGACAAACTTATATTAAGTCTTGCCAAATATTCTACTACAGTGTTTCTTACTCTATAAGCTTTTGCTATAGAAATCCATTCTTTTTCTGCAAAAACATCAACGTGTTTAATATTATTTTTGAGAAAGAAGCAACAAGCACGAACAAACAAGGAATCTTGATACATTTGCTTCAAAAACTCTCTTTTATTCTTCTTTTTCTTATTAGGAATATAATAACCCACTGTATTTGCCAGTATTATCGGTTCTTGGGAATCACAATACTCTTGGTTTATGCTTTTCACATCTGCTTTAATTGTTGCTGTAGTCACTTGTAAATTCAAAGCCTTCTCTTTTGATGTTAAGTGTTCATTTTCCCAAAGCATTGTGACTATTTCTGATTTTCTATAGATATCTTTTTCTAAATACTGAATGAACAGCGAATCAGCCATAATTTCTCTTCCTTCTAAATAGATATAATATTTTTTTATAAATTATCTCATTTACTCCATCCTAGAGATATCGTTTTTAATTTGTTTTTTGTATTTCAAATTAATCCCAGTAATTTTACCATAAATATTAAGATTTGTGTTTCTATATTGGAAATAAAAGCATCTGTTCTAGTGTAGTCCACACTTCATCTGAACGTACTCTCTGATAAAGTTTCAGCATCCTAAAGTGGAAATGTC
This window encodes:
- a CDS encoding toxin Cry1Ac domain D-VI-related protein; the encoded protein is MKKIATLGATTLTALTLLGAAQPLVHASQVVETENHVALKNKATVAEATTAVNYLFSDGAAATKLKTNMYRADLKSALDKVLTLDDTEPDKATLLTKIGTAWDLHGPLHDVDSTKKIFTAASGKASDYIENVFTDSTHTKLKSGYVTAIIGLSKTVSEQYVNASGYTTIDWEYQGSFTTFLDNLAQAKTLADVPETAAQDLVDALFKDTTYVELNTGTKLEKIEDARKAVNALNDSAEKTGMLKLIGDAYGMYFIVDANGMTAGDALGDKVKENPNMKTLHDFVEAATDFEAEATKAHSNKAAKTGTYDYVRSGWSKAVATAVSRVDSYVAGTDLSQAGLGGFSTDVANLKTAASVIQADQQDLTNDKVEVEYNYTAQAPGEPGWYGIVPSAVTLTDANRGTGEVANVELKNATKVSGAYVPYDGGKTVEVFVKSDNGYKLNDDQGDPSVDYKMNYVDNTGTHDVDQDSKEHKIGELKAGSATINSHIDLIGNATKSGRYVDTLFYHFSEK
- a CDS encoding helix-turn-helix domain-containing protein, with the translated sequence MADSLFIQYLEKDIYRKSEIVTMLWENEHLTSKEKALNLQVTTATIKADVKSINQEYCDSQEPIILANTVGYYIPNKKKKNKREFLKQMYQDSLFVRACCFFLKNNIKHVDVFAEKEWISIAKAYRVRNTVVEYLARLNISLSDEEIINNECRIRFLMAFYQWKVGIDLIEIIPQRQLIFNQLFSEIEEVEKCLFSQSSKEYASLLLQLSFSREKKTPIFFDEDSVQILKKTKIYQRLSGPIEIFLKKNMYKQVTEHEVFYFALVFNIMNANYYDNQRLSETYDSYAELIKTSPRLYYKQLVEKFETKYNISLVSDSLFEVSLISFLRKCLFNLQILIPEEHLERGHIARVPAEFLEEIKEILEDWNMEARRNLIFSNAHFQYLASKLFFVLNKKTRPKRLFLLSSFYADYLLAKEVITHEYGALVKIQQFNPQMKTTEYNSEDLILYDTDYDILKKIHSKKLQIGFVFDLEELQNIREELFEYELSKITNIE
- a CDS encoding MucBP domain-containing protein; amino-acid sequence: MAKKKISAHVLLGATLLSGVNPAIVEAKTEGRVTSPTIERVVEVEDTEVIKTEEETENKEKVKNKKTVADTKNMSVETVQTEEVALPTSAISLDEWMPDPLLQELVAEQFGIDKSQLTQDFLKNQQVYFDYAEDNRPFYLSSYAGLEYAGEVELYISAQSYNSSLFSLKESPISWDVLGTLSNLNISMDGDLTAIFPQGIDMTDDRIHIDPHNIYFSHDVFLNQTNYQSFYLSYTDLKYLNINGSFFEENTYIGNVYFGNGEYVPKILDEGIEFTLVSPLEYSTLAGKNFINTDDQQSFPDGPYLQLGLSNKYINSRINLHFAMPGGDVTSRYVDSEGNEISDSVLYSGGVGENYTTEHKQIPGYILQDIQGTESGKFTEEPQTITYVYKNEIHEEIQIKDVKLEVNPAIAWFTESKEVQTEMFKPMVIHPITQQKLDVEALEALGFTLRYELLKAPQIGENQVKIIMSNGVEEKEARTVLYLGEPQVRVNDSKFIKASESHDMNLVNTLAQSTVEVVANFGQAQPEKVGLSLEIKDFKATEYDQKNKLTVLVNLGTSSQKLVAEGALNLGEESWELSGQRHYGVAILSPTYQLGSLEHRLASHDTLGQNIRLFQATPAGRIELSTSQSADFLAFKEADITAYKDSNKRGAQEIAFEFGKNEGTLQKHREGQAILKINLVENPVIDGTNTSSNPKTETTYNVSDPRVATHSTPTLLSRSTEQSRQKLGEFGSRDQKILGTMGTLALVGSALLVWLKKRR
- a CDS encoding toxin Cry1Ac domain D-VI-related protein, whose amino-acid sequence is MKKIVTLGATILTALTLLGAVQPLAHANQTHVTPKQTQVKLTSIQNKDDADIINIPDANLKKLLNNKIDPTRPATQDITVGEAKACTAGIAYTDATVANQIHDLTGIENFVNLIQLGFASQDFSDVSKIPDLSGMTNLNALNASNCKLNQGGFEKIMNAGTVSNSWVYFDKNHITDMSLIGGRTSWTNYKLGGQTVDEASQQAVDGKVEIPKQNLKNTDGSAPTLTISNGGVEENGNIVWDRLPGSTTTVNYIWVGKNTFSGTVTVPVTWASDEDKAQADVNLLFKDNTRTELNTGLKLQKIEDARKEVDALNNSDKKTELLGQIGDAYGMYFIVDAKGMTAGDALGDKVKADTNMKTLHDFVEAATDFEAEATKAQTTKSANAGTYDYVRSGWSKAVATAVSRVDSYVSGTDLSQAGLGGFSTDVANLKTAASVIQADQQDLTNDKVEVEYNYTAQAPGEPGWYGIVPSAVTLTDANRGTGEVANVELKNATKVSGAYVPYDGGKTVEVFVKSDNGYKLNDDQGDPSVDYKMNYVDNTGTHDVDQDSKEHKIGELKAGSATINSHIDLIGNATKSGRYVDNLFYHFSEK